A genome region from Actinomycetes bacterium includes the following:
- a CDS encoding purine-nucleoside phosphorylase — translation HAVVVDCAVRDDGKSFHYAAPSRVIETDPALVACVEATLADAGVPFVTGRTWTTDAVYREARTRVARRVERDGSITVEMETSALLAVATYRGARLVSLLCPGESLVADEWDHRGRHSAFDVREGLFWLAADAALRLPPA, via the coding sequence TCACGCGGTTGTCGTCGACTGCGCAGTCCGCGATGACGGCAAGTCGTTTCACTACGCCGCTCCCTCCCGTGTCATCGAGACGGATCCTGCGCTTGTCGCGTGTGTCGAGGCGACTCTCGCGGACGCGGGCGTCCCGTTCGTCACCGGTCGCACGTGGACCACGGATGCTGTGTATCGGGAGGCTCGCACCCGGGTCGCACGGCGTGTCGAGCGGGACGGGAGCATCACCGTCGAGATGGAAACGTCCGCGCTGCTGGCCGTCGCCACGTACCGGGGAGCGCGCCTCGTGTCACTGCTGTGTCCCGGGGAATCGCTGGTGGCCGACGAGTGGGACCACCGGGGACGGCACAGTGCCTTCGACGTCCGCGAGGGCCTGTTCTGGCTCGCTGCCGACGCAGCACTGCGCCTCCCACCAGCCTGA
- a CDS encoding MarR family transcriptional regulator, whose protein sequence is MSVEQTVATSWLAQPESDRAAWNNFRKAAVSVIARLDADLQDHVQIGYTDFDALIHLSTADDSTMRMADLARSVSRSPSALTRLVARLESRGLVERTRHSPTEVSVTLTERGLALLAEAAPRHLELVDQLFWAPLTANQRVTLGTLSGRLLDLPAPNC, encoded by the coding sequence GTGAGCGTTGAGCAGACCGTGGCGACCAGCTGGCTGGCTCAGCCCGAGTCGGACCGGGCGGCGTGGAACAACTTCCGCAAGGCGGCTGTCAGCGTGATCGCCCGGCTCGACGCGGACCTGCAAGACCACGTCCAGATCGGCTACACGGACTTCGACGCACTCATCCACCTGTCGACGGCCGACGACTCGACGATGCGCATGGCCGACCTCGCCCGCTCGGTGTCCCGCAGCCCGAGCGCGCTGACCCGCCTCGTCGCCCGGCTCGAGAGTCGAGGCCTCGTCGAACGCACCCGTCACTCCCCCACCGAAGTGAGTGTCACCCTGACCGAGCGCGGCCTCGCCTTGCTGGCCGAGGCCGCGCCCCGGCACCTGGAGTTGGTCGACCAGCTGTTCTGGGCACCGCTCACGGCGAACCAACGGGTCACGCTCGGCACGCTGTCCGGCCGTCTGCTCGACCTGCCGGCACCGAACTGCTGA
- a CDS encoding NmrA/HSCARG family protein — protein MSDDRPIIAVLGASGSQGSSVVRALAEQGRFRVRAITRRPDAYSGPADEVVAADLNQPATLEAAFDGAHGAFAVSNFWEPGSDEIAQGRNAVDAAAKAGVRHYVWSTLPNVEAISGGRYEVAHFTSKAKVDQFVRDAGFTAYTFVEAPFYFENLVKNMPPQPLPDGSTGWALPLAADARVVHMGSIEDLGGVVAGAFAQPDAVGAGAYLSSAAGLMSLGDVADTLNAQGHSVAVMQVPGEVFATFFPGAEEMAQMMGYWQEYTYLGPDADEVIAAARRVSTTSSTDFATWAKEHMPA, from the coding sequence ATGTCCGACGACCGTCCCATCATCGCCGTACTCGGCGCCAGCGGGTCTCAGGGCAGTAGCGTCGTCCGTGCCCTGGCCGAGCAGGGCCGGTTCCGGGTCCGCGCCATCACTCGCCGGCCGGACGCCTACTCCGGGCCCGCCGACGAAGTGGTGGCGGCCGACCTCAACCAGCCGGCAACTCTCGAGGCAGCGTTCGACGGTGCCCACGGGGCCTTCGCCGTCTCGAACTTCTGGGAGCCGGGCTCCGACGAGATCGCCCAGGGCCGCAACGCCGTCGACGCTGCCGCCAAGGCCGGCGTGAGGCACTACGTCTGGTCGACGTTGCCGAATGTCGAAGCCATCAGCGGCGGCAGGTACGAGGTCGCCCACTTCACCAGCAAGGCCAAGGTCGACCAGTTCGTCCGTGACGCAGGCTTCACGGCGTACACCTTCGTCGAGGCCCCATTTTACTTCGAGAACCTGGTGAAGAACATGCCGCCACAACCGCTCCCGGACGGCAGCACGGGCTGGGCGCTGCCGTTGGCCGCGGACGCCAGGGTGGTGCACATGGGTTCGATCGAGGACCTCGGCGGGGTCGTGGCTGGTGCGTTTGCCCAACCCGATGCGGTTGGCGCGGGTGCGTACCTGTCGTCCGCGGCCGGCCTGATGAGCCTCGGCGACGTCGCGGACACCCTCAACGCGCAGGGTCACTCGGTCGCGGTGATGCAGGTGCCCGGTGAGGTTTTCGCGACCTTCTTCCCCGGCGCGGAGGAGATGGCGCAGATGATGGGCTACTGGCAGGAGTACACCTACCTCGGCCCCGACGCCGACGAGGTGATCGCGGCCGCTCGGCGGGTGAGCACCACCTCGTCGACCGACTTCGCCACCTGGGCCAAAGAGCACATGCCCGCCTAG